In Telopea speciosissima isolate NSW1024214 ecotype Mountain lineage chromosome 10, Tspe_v1, whole genome shotgun sequence, the DNA window AAAGAGATATTGTTAAAATATTTGTGATAGGAGCGTTAACATTACAAATAAGGTAGAATGAATTAAGAAACTCTATAGGACTTTATTAGGAGTCCAAACAGAAATGGTGTTTGAAGTGCATCTGGCAAGGAGAGGGAACGGACTAAGTTTGTTTAGGTCGAAGATCTCCTGTTTAACAGATCGACCATAAGGTCTGTGCCCTTTAAAGTGGATTCTTTCACACCTTGTCCTTTTAGCTGGAAAGAAATTGATAAGTTAAATCAAAGTTAAGCTGAGGAAATGATTGATTTGTACTCCTTATATGAATTGGTGACCTACCAGCTGATATCCTCACCAAAGGTATTAAAATATCATATTTAACATTATTTAGGCAAACTAAAATTGGGAATGTGTGAAAACCATTCCTCAGCTTGAGGGGAAGGGCTGTAGAATGTTTTTGAGTAATTTTAAAGCATATAGGTGGTTGTATATGTTTGtagatcattttttttctttaatgagGGGCATAATGGTATAATGCATGCATTCTGTTGCGAGACAtgcactctctctcttcttcatttatatttctccctccttttcttctctataAGTCACAAACCCTACATCTAACAATTTTCTCAAGGCCTCCTAATAGAGGATTAATCAACTTACTCTTTGTCTTCAGGGTTCTTCCTTGTTCTAATCTTCCCCGAGCCATCAATCTTTTTTTGTTACACATGAAGATGATGCCAGCAGCAACTGCAAATAGGAGGCAGAGCCCTGTGACAGCATATATGATAATTTGATGCACTGCAAGTGAAGAGCCTCCAACAACACAGATTCCAAAGCTGACATAGACATTAAAAGATCAGATCATAAAGATAAAATATAAGCATTTCAAAAATCCAAACTGTTAATATTGTTTGTGACATTTTCTTGGAATTTGCTTCATTCATACTCTGTAGTAAGATTTGCGCGGTTCAATAATCCAGAAGGAAGAGCATTGCTGAATTGCAAGTTGCATCCAAAATACCTAAAGAAGCACATTATATATTATTTCACTGACTCAAGGAGGTTCCCAACTAAATCCTTATTCATATGAAGCATTCACATTTTTATACAcaagaggaaaagaaacaagatgcTAACTTACAATTTTGTTAAATAAGGAAGCGAGGAAAAAGAATTGGTAATTGAACCAATAAGTTCATTATCCCTTACATCCCTGCACTCGACACCAAATCGAAGTAAGTTCACCATTCTCCAATGAAGTTTACTACATACTATAAACTCTGTTTCGAGATTATGCATATTAACATGCTGATTAGATCATGAAAGTGATTGAGCCACAAACTGGATTGCAGAGAGCTAAAAAAACAATTAGGAACTGGATCAATGTGACATTTAGAGAGTGTATTGACAGACATAGAATGATAATTAGTGAGAAGGCTAGTGTAAATGCTTAGCTCAGAGGCACTAGTGTTTAAATTTTGAGTGTAACAACAGCCTATCAGTGAACCCCACAATTAAGACTTTGTGCTATAAAATGGATATTTCTGGGTTATCAACCAACCAAATAGAATGATGCCTTGAAATTATCTTCCATTCTGTCGATAATTATTTTCTAAATcacctgtgtgtgtgtgtgtgtgtgtaaatgtgaATACTAAAAGCTAAAACTGAACTATCATCTAAGCTGAAGCAGCAGATAGGAGGTTACATTGATGTCAACATAGAAGAATCTGGGAAAGATAGAATGGTGCCAGTGAAGTCATTGAAGCTCAGGTTCCTGCAAGTCATACGTCATCAGTAGGCAGCTTCCAGAATTAGAGGTCACTACTTCAACAACTGTCAAAAACTCAATTGAGGAGAACTTTATCATACAGTGCTTTCAGGTTGGCTAGCTCAGTGATGTGGGAAGGAAGTGATCCTTGAAGAGCACGTGACGAAAGATCCCTGAAGAAAGGTTATGAGACCACACATTGATTAATGAGATGTTAGTGACAATACATTCATTTCATCAACTCGGATTTCTTTCTTCGAGAAATGATTGAATGAAATatttagaaaaaataaatgtatAAAGAAGAATGATGGCTTACACTGAGGTGATGGCAGCTGAACTGTTTATGGGGTCACAGCCCAAGCCTTGCCATGGAAAGGGAAGACATGGATCTCCGGACCAGCTCAGTAGAACCTCATTTTCTGGGTTGTTAGCTATTAGTTCATCCCTCACCTCCATAATTACATTGGCTGAAAGTAAAACGAAAGGTATTCCATATTGTGAAATAAACAATATAACTTCAAAGTCATAACAAAAGTCCTAATGGATATTATCACTCTAGACAGGAcagattttgttttttgcttcacAAGCTTATCGATACACCACTGTGTTACAATAGTCCGAGTCTTTCTTACAGGGTGGAACCATGTGGTACATATTTTTAGTCATCAACAAGAGTTTCATAAATCATTTTCATCGAGGGAGGCAAACTTTCACTTTGGATTCGTCCTACAAAGGGTCTAttatccccttttttttgtggggtgTGGGGGAGTGGGGTTACTGAAGGTCTACTTATCCCAATTCATGTAAGATAAATGTTATCAATAATAAGAAGGTCATTTACATACACAATCTACAAAGCCACAGCAAATGGAGCAATAACATAACAAGAAACAAATTTACAGAAAAAGGGGAGAATATAAATCATTACTAATTACAGAACATACCATCTTGTTGGACAGTTCCTTCAGACCTTGTGTGCACCTGTAGTATCTCATAAGCATTGCAAATAGGTCCCAGCCTCTGTTGGACTCCGACTAATGTCACATTAAGAATACCATTTTCTGTGCTTGCATTAAAAACAGCTTTCCTGTAGTTGGAGATGGTGCCACCCCCTAATACATCAAAGTTTCCATATCTCTTTTCTCCATTTACATATATATCAAACATCCTTTCTCCCTTCTTAATAGATCCATCGAGttcaagaaaataaaggaaaataagatAGTTTTTGTTGCTCAGATCAAGGTTATCCTGTATGAACTGCAGCTGTGTTTTGTCCGTCAGTGCTGTTTGTAGCACTTGAATCGGTACAGATGCATTAGCACCATTGACTGAGATGCTTGTGTTGGATATTATGATGGAACTATTGCTTAGACTTGAGCTGGTAGCCCAAATGCGATCACTTGTATCATAAGGATACCTGCAAGTACATGTAACAACATGGAAACATGCACTCAACACCATATCTTCAGTTTTCAAATCCGCAATTAAAGGAAAAAGGACTTAGCCTACAAATTCTTCTGACCTTTGTTTATACTTTCTACAATCTATCTCCATAAATAAAAGGAGAGGCTACTACTGATATTTGTATTGCTTATTGAGCATAAGAAGCACAAGATTTCTGATGTTTGATCTCATGAAGAGAGGTAGAGCACAAGATATCTATCCTTTTTTACAAGAAGAAGCTCATACCCCATCATTAAGTGATGAAGATTGATTTGGACATGGATGGATATAAATTATGATTCAACATAAGAGTTATGTTCTGTATCTCAAGTGGTAGACTAAGGATACTTGGAACATAGGATAGCTGACAACTGGTCCTTAACCAAAAGCTACGCAAAAGTGGTCATCTATATTCCTTATATGCAAAAAGGACTGTTATTATCTtgtttcaaacaaaaaaaattaggaaactTACCTGATCACCCCTTTCGTGTTCCCAACATCAACTCGACTGACCAACTTTAGAACATTAGACAAATCTAACTCAGGGTACAACAAATTACCCAAAGGCCTTAATTCAAGATCTGAAATGTATGGGCTACCCTTCACCCCCAATAAGCAGAAGTCTATGTAGTGATTGGTAGCTCTAATAAACCCCTCCACCACTGAAGAGTTGTCTGTAGATTTCACTTGACCAATGGATGTGGCACCAAATGAAATATTGAAGAATGTATCAATAGAAGAACCGAGACTGAGACCACGAGGGAAGGTACCCCTAATCAAATAATCTTGATCCATGACTGTTGTCAAATTATAACACCATTTGTTTCCTGGACCTGG includes these proteins:
- the LOC122641515 gene encoding nodulation receptor kinase-like isoform X2, which gives rise to MMEPVNSATLIGICLLSFFLLLLIQPACAQNGFVSLWCCAPSNGTDPSTNITWNSDLNLFNNIGKCQEISSPVINNASYTWARIFNPGPGNKWCYNLTTVMDQDYLIRGTFPRGLSLGSSIDTFFNISFGATSIGQVKSTDNSSVVEGFIRATNHYIDFCLLGVKGSPYISDLELRPLGNLLYPELDLSNVLKLVSRVDVGNTKGVIRYPYDTSDRIWATSSSLSNSSIIISNTSISVNGANASVPIQVLQTALTDKTQLQFIQDNLDLSNKNYLIFLYFLELDGSIKKGERMFDIYVNGEKRYGNFDVLGGGTISNYRKAVFNASTENGILNVTLVGVQQRLGPICNAYEILQVHTRSEGTVQQDANVIMEVRDELIANNPENEVLLSWSGDPCLPFPWQGLGCDPINSSAAITSVDLSSRALQGSLPSHITELANLKALNLSFNDFTGTILSFPDSSMLTSMDVRDNELIGSITNSFSSLPYLTKLYFGCNLQFSNALPSGLLNRANLTTDFGICVVGGSSLAVHQIIIYAVTGLCLLFAVAAGIIFMCNKKRLMARGRLEQGRTLKTKNQIYSLPSPEIFSLTSVSIPTFTLECIETSTSNYKTLIGEGGFGSVYYGTLPDGQEVAVKVRSGTSTQGCGEFDNELKLLSAIRHENLVPLLGYCSESNQLILVYPFMSNGSLHDHLYAKQKTLAWPTRLSIALGTARGLVYLHTFSGRYVVHGDVKSSNILLDHNMCAKLADFGFSECAPQEGDNGSCLEVRGTAGYVDPECYSAQTHQFSANIDVFSFGVVLLEILTGREPLNIQEPHNVWSLVEWAKSFIMISRIEDIVDPAIKTGYNAETVWKVIEVALACTESHSAYRPYMTDVVRELEDALNMEKNASENLKSIDSN
- the LOC122641515 gene encoding nodulation receptor kinase-like isoform X1; the protein is MMEPVNSATLIGICLLSFFLLLLIQPACAQNGFVSLWCCAPSNGTDPSTNITWNSDLNLFNNIGKCQEISSPVINNASYTWARIFNPGPGNKWCYNLTTVMDQDYLIRGTFPRGLSLGSSIDTFFNISFGATSIGQVKSTDNSSVVEGFIRATNHYIDFCLLGVKGSPYISDLELRPLGNLLYPELDLSNVLKLVSRVDVGNTKGVIRYPYDTSDRIWATSSSLSNSSIIISNTSISVNGANASVPIQVLQTALTDKTQLQFIQDNLDLSNKNYLIFLYFLELDGSIKKGERMFDIYVNGEKRYGNFDVLGGGTISNYRKAVFNASTENGILNVTLVGVQQRLGPICNAYEILQVHTRSEGTVQQDANVIMEVRDELIANNPENEVLLSWSGDPCLPFPWQGLGCDPINSSAAITSVDLSSRALQGSLPSHITELANLKALNLSFNDFTGTILSFPDSSMLTSMDVRDNELIGSITNSFSSLPYLTKLYFGCNLQFSNALPSGLLNRANLTTDFGICVVGGSSLAVHQIIIYAVTGLCLLFAVAAGIIFMCNKKRLMARGRLEQGRTLKTKNQIYSLPSPEIFSLTSVSIPTFTLECIETSTSNYKTLIGEGGFGSVYYGTLPDGQEVAVKVRSGTSTQGCGEFDNELKLLSAIRHENLVPLLGYCSESNQLILVYPFMSNGSLHDHLYGEAAKQKTLAWPTRLSIALGTARGLVYLHTFSGRYVVHGDVKSSNILLDHNMCAKLADFGFSECAPQEGDNGSCLEVRGTAGYVDPECYSAQTHQFSANIDVFSFGVVLLEILTGREPLNIQEPHNVWSLVEWAKSFIMISRIEDIVDPAIKTGYNAETVWKVIEVALACTESHSAYRPYMTDVVRELEDALNMEKNASENLKSIDSN